A region of Leifsonia xyli DNA encodes the following proteins:
- a CDS encoding copper oxidase, producing the protein MNTPDLTRRSVLLGGAGLATAFALAACTGGPNLLTATSAPVTAAERARRRTGRTTRVQLTAGKTNIDLAARTASTWAYNGQVPGPTIRATAGDAIRAHVTNHLPDDTTVHWHGIALRNDMDGVPPITQHAIAPGSSFDYEFTADAPGTYWYHPHVGPQLDRGLQGPLIVEDPHEPLGYDHDWVLVLDDWLDGVTATPDQVLAELKKGMSMGGMGGMGGGMGGGAPSRNGKLLTGTTSSLLGGDSGDVYYPYYLINGRPAEDPATFTAKPGQRVRLRIINAGGDTAFRFSVGGHRLTVTHTDGYPVNPVTGDSILLGMGERYDAIITVADGAFPIVADAVGKAARAFAVLRSNPGSPAPTVNGYTASDTSPVTAAVLSAPPAAALRRRGIDRRIDIALTGGMMKYDWGINGKAFDMNNPLDGAYAVREGERVQVTIANQTMMWHPFHIHGHTFQLDGGPRKDTAIVLPHQSLTVLFDADNPGLWMTHCHNIYHAESGMMAVLGYEQS; encoded by the coding sequence ATGAACACTCCGGACCTCACCCGTCGCAGCGTCCTCCTCGGCGGCGCCGGGCTCGCCACCGCCTTCGCTCTCGCCGCCTGCACCGGCGGCCCGAACCTTCTCACCGCAACAAGCGCCCCCGTCACCGCGGCCGAGAGGGCCCGACGACGCACCGGACGAACAACCCGCGTCCAGCTCACCGCGGGCAAGACGAACATCGACCTCGCCGCGCGCACGGCCTCCACCTGGGCCTACAACGGTCAGGTCCCCGGCCCCACCATCCGGGCGACCGCGGGTGACGCTATCCGAGCGCACGTGACCAACCATCTCCCGGATGACACCACCGTGCACTGGCACGGCATCGCCCTGCGGAATGACATGGACGGCGTGCCCCCGATCACTCAACACGCAATCGCGCCCGGGAGCTCGTTCGACTACGAGTTCACCGCGGACGCACCTGGCACCTACTGGTACCACCCACACGTCGGCCCGCAACTCGACCGCGGCCTCCAAGGCCCGCTCATCGTCGAAGACCCGCACGAGCCACTCGGCTACGACCACGACTGGGTGCTCGTGCTCGACGACTGGCTCGACGGCGTCACCGCCACCCCTGACCAAGTGCTCGCCGAGCTTAAGAAGGGAATGAGCATGGGCGGAATGGGCGGGATGGGCGGCGGGATGGGCGGCGGCGCTCCCTCCCGCAACGGCAAGCTGCTCACCGGCACCACCTCCAGCCTGCTCGGCGGCGACTCCGGAGACGTCTACTACCCCTACTACCTCATCAACGGACGCCCAGCAGAAGACCCCGCCACCTTCACCGCGAAACCCGGGCAACGCGTGCGGCTGCGCATCATCAACGCCGGCGGCGACACCGCGTTCCGGTTCTCCGTCGGAGGGCACCGGCTCACCGTCACCCACACCGACGGATACCCGGTGAACCCGGTCACGGGCGACAGCATCCTCCTCGGCATGGGCGAACGCTACGACGCGATCATCACCGTCGCCGACGGCGCCTTCCCCATCGTCGCCGACGCCGTCGGCAAAGCCGCCCGCGCCTTCGCCGTCCTCCGATCCAACCCCGGAAGCCCTGCACCCACCGTGAACGGGTACACCGCCTCTGACACGTCACCGGTCACAGCGGCCGTGCTCAGCGCCCCGCCCGCCGCTGCCCTCCGACGGCGCGGAATCGACCGCCGCATCGACATTGCCCTCACCGGCGGAATGATGAAGTACGACTGGGGCATCAACGGCAAAGCCTTCGACATGAACAACCCTCTCGACGGCGCCTACGCGGTGCGGGAAGGGGAACGAGTCCAGGTCACCATCGCCAACCAGACCATGATGTGGCACCCCTTCCACATCCACGGCCACACCTTCCAGCTCGATGGCGGCCCGCGAAAGGACACCGCCATCGTGCTCCCACACCAGTCGCTCACCGTCCTCTTCGATGCAGACAACCCCGGACTCTGGATGACCCATTGCCACAACATCTACCACGCCGAATCCGGGATGATGGCCGTCCTTGGCTACGAACAGAGCTGA
- a CDS encoding DUF305 domain-containing protein, which yields MNTRLIALTSGALLTAAALVGCTAGSPGSDSGMGNMPGMDHSSASTDTATSDHNQADVTFAMAMVPHHQQAIEMSDTLLTKQGVDARVTDLAQKIKAAQQPEIDTMNGWLSAWGQKSDMSGMDMGGDGMMSQQDMNALTKASGADASKLFLTQMIQHHQGAIAMATTETEKGKATDAVALAKTIAATQTAEIATMKQLLASL from the coding sequence ATGAACACCAGACTGATCGCGCTCACCTCCGGCGCCCTCCTGACCGCCGCCGCATTAGTCGGCTGCACCGCCGGCTCTCCGGGGAGCGACTCCGGTATGGGAAACATGCCCGGAATGGACCACAGTAGCGCGAGCACCGACACGGCGACCTCGGACCACAACCAGGCCGACGTCACCTTCGCCATGGCCATGGTCCCCCACCACCAGCAGGCGATCGAAATGTCCGACACCCTCCTGACCAAGCAGGGTGTGGACGCCCGGGTCACTGACCTCGCCCAGAAGATCAAGGCAGCGCAGCAGCCGGAGATCGACACCATGAACGGCTGGCTCTCCGCCTGGGGGCAGAAGTCCGACATGAGCGGAATGGACATGGGTGGTGACGGGATGATGTCGCAGCAGGACATGAACGCGCTCACCAAAGCGTCCGGCGCCGACGCGTCCAAGCTGTTTCTCACCCAGATGATCCAGCACCACCAAGGCGCCATCGCCATGGCCACGACCGAGACCGAAAAGGGCAAGGCAACGGACGCCGTCGCGCTGGCGAAGACGATCGCCGCCACACAGACCGCCGAGATCGCCACCATGAAGCAGCTTCTCGCCAGCCTCTGA
- a CDS encoding cobalt transporter gives MSGTHTHSHDDHDHSHVHDGTNHAHPHNEDHEHDQGHGQSHDHGHSHDHGEHSHPHGGVKGFLYNLFVPHTHDSADAVDDALEASKAGVTAVKVSMFILLGTTLLQLILVWVTGSVALLADTIHNFADALTAVPLWIAFVLGRRAATRRYTFGYGRAEDLAGLFIVFVVALSAVVAGWEAIDRFVHPRPVENAWWLVVAGVIGFAGNELVAIYRIRVGRKIGSAALVADGVHARLDGVTSLSVVLGAIGVMLGFPLADPIIGLLISISILVLLWGTVKSVGARLMDAVDPDLLDRVERILGTTDGVTGVRNVKLRWSGHRLLGSAVITTGATTLHDATHVADRATEHVRSELRNLDDFVVTPIAADH, from the coding sequence ATGAGCGGAACCCACACGCACTCTCACGACGATCACGATCACTCCCACGTTCACGACGGCACAAATCATGCTCATCCTCACAACGAGGACCACGAGCATGACCAGGGTCACGGTCAGTCGCACGATCACGGTCACTCGCATGATCACGGCGAGCATTCGCACCCTCACGGTGGGGTGAAGGGGTTCCTCTACAACCTTTTCGTTCCGCACACCCACGATTCCGCTGATGCGGTGGATGACGCGCTGGAGGCGAGCAAGGCCGGTGTGACCGCCGTCAAGGTGTCGATGTTCATCCTGCTGGGCACGACGCTGCTTCAGTTGATCCTGGTGTGGGTCACCGGCTCTGTGGCGTTGCTGGCGGACACGATCCATAACTTCGCGGATGCGCTTACGGCGGTGCCGTTGTGGATCGCGTTCGTCCTTGGCCGTCGAGCGGCCACTCGTCGCTACACCTTCGGCTATGGCCGCGCCGAGGACCTCGCCGGCCTGTTCATCGTCTTCGTGGTCGCCCTCTCGGCGGTGGTGGCCGGGTGGGAGGCGATCGACCGGTTTGTGCATCCGCGGCCAGTGGAGAATGCGTGGTGGCTGGTCGTCGCCGGTGTGATCGGCTTCGCCGGAAACGAACTGGTCGCGATCTACCGCATCCGGGTGGGGCGGAAGATCGGCTCGGCTGCTTTGGTGGCTGACGGTGTGCATGCCCGGCTGGACGGGGTCACGTCGCTGTCGGTCGTGCTCGGTGCGATCGGCGTGATGCTCGGGTTCCCGCTGGCCGACCCGATCATCGGCCTGCTGATCTCCATCTCGATCCTGGTGCTGCTGTGGGGCACCGTGAAATCGGTCGGCGCACGACTGATGGATGCCGTCGATCCCGATCTTCTCGACCGAGTCGAGCGCATACTCGGGACAACGGACGGTGTTACGGGTGTCCGGAACGTGAAGCTGCGTTGGTCCGGGCACCGCCTCCTGGGCTCCGCAGTGATCACCACCGGCGCCACAACCCTCCACGACGCCACCCATGTGGCCGATCGCGCGACCGAGCACGTGCGCAGTGAGCTGCGCAACCTCGACGACTTCGTCGTGACACCGATCGCGGCCGACCACTGA
- a CDS encoding transcriptional regulator produces MTQHDHTEYGYITDKDKYLNRLKRIEGQTRGISRMVDEEQYCIDILTQISALTSALQAVAVGLLDDHLKHCVLDAARAGGDEADIKIKEASDAIARLVRS; encoded by the coding sequence ATGACCCAGCACGACCACACCGAATACGGCTACATCACCGACAAAGACAAGTACCTCAACCGGCTCAAGCGCATCGAAGGCCAGACGCGGGGGATTTCCCGCATGGTCGACGAAGAGCAGTACTGCATCGACATCCTCACCCAGATCAGCGCCCTCACCAGCGCCCTACAAGCGGTCGCCGTCGGGCTGCTCGACGACCACCTCAAGCACTGCGTCCTGGACGCCGCACGAGCCGGCGGCGACGAGGCCGACATCAAAATCAAAGAGGCGAGCGACGCCATCGCCCGCCTCGTGCGCTCCTAA
- a CDS encoding transcriptional regulator, translating into MATTTAADIKPVLNRLRRAQGQLNAVIAAVENGGKCRDVVIQLAAVSSALDKAGFQIISTAMQKCITDPDDDSDPMTVEELQKLFMTLA; encoded by the coding sequence GTGGCCACTACCACCGCCGCCGACATCAAGCCCGTCCTCAACCGGCTCCGCCGCGCGCAGGGCCAGCTCAACGCCGTCATCGCCGCCGTCGAGAACGGCGGCAAATGCCGCGACGTCGTCATCCAGCTCGCCGCAGTCTCGAGTGCCCTCGACAAAGCCGGCTTCCAGATCATCTCCACCGCCATGCAGAAATGCATCACCGACCCCGACGACGACTCCGACCCGATGACGGTCGAAGAGCTCCAGAAGCTCTTCATGACTCTCGCGTGA
- a CDS encoding monooxygenase — MSIVKINAIHVPAGRGADLEARFAGRAHDVDQHIGFESFQLLRPVKGEDRYFVVSTWATEEAYQAWREGQAGMTHGGSNPVATGADLLEFEVVDL, encoded by the coding sequence ATGTCCATCGTCAAGATCAACGCCATTCACGTCCCTGCCGGCCGGGGAGCTGACCTCGAGGCCCGCTTCGCCGGCCGCGCACACGACGTCGACCAGCACATCGGCTTCGAGAGCTTCCAGCTGCTTCGCCCGGTCAAGGGGGAGGATCGCTACTTCGTCGTCAGTACCTGGGCGACAGAGGAGGCGTACCAGGCGTGGCGGGAGGGACAGGCCGGGATGACTCACGGCGGATCCAACCCGGTCGCCACTGGGGCCGACCTGCTCGAGTTCGAGGTGGTCGACCTCTGA
- a CDS encoding 6-pyruvoyl tetrahydropterin synthase: MPYTVTVRDHLMVAHSFRGEVFGPAQRLHGATFVVDASFGADELDADGVVVDIGRASAALADITGALTYRNLDEDPDFAGVNTTTEVLCRTIADRLAERAGDLGGALTSITVTLHESHIAWASYSRSL, translated from the coding sequence ATGCCGTACACCGTGACCGTCCGCGACCACTTGATGGTCGCCCACAGCTTCCGCGGCGAGGTCTTCGGACCCGCGCAACGGCTGCACGGCGCGACGTTCGTGGTAGACGCCTCGTTCGGCGCCGACGAGCTGGATGCGGACGGCGTCGTCGTCGACATCGGCCGCGCCTCCGCCGCGCTGGCCGACATCACTGGAGCGCTCACCTACCGCAACCTCGACGAGGATCCCGACTTCGCGGGCGTCAACACGACCACCGAGGTGCTCTGCCGTACCATCGCCGACCGGCTGGCCGAACGCGCAGGCGACCTCGGCGGAGCACTGACCTCGATCACCGTCACCCTGCACGAGTCGCACATCGCGTGGGCGAGCTATTCGAGGTCGCTGTGA
- a CDS encoding deaminase yields MIDTPYVTLSCAVSLDGYLDTAGPPRLALSNPADFDRVDEVRSRSDVILVGAHTVRLDNPRLLVRDRDRQRRRTEAGLGDSPWKATVTASGDLDPHAAFFTEGDTAKLVYCPRDEAPRIRRRLGGAAEVVPLGGTVRMRDLLADLGARGAGRLMVEGGGKTLTQFLADDLVDELHLAVAPLFVGDRRAPRFVGDGDFPWTADNRARLVDAHPIGDVVLLRYALSARFEEVELRPLEYGRVVRS; encoded by the coding sequence ATGATCGACACCCCGTACGTCACCCTCAGCTGCGCGGTCTCGCTGGACGGCTACCTCGACACCGCCGGGCCGCCGCGGCTGGCGCTCTCGAACCCGGCGGACTTCGACCGGGTGGATGAGGTCCGCTCCCGCAGCGACGTCATCCTGGTCGGGGCGCACACCGTCCGGCTGGACAACCCGCGTCTGCTGGTGCGGGACCGCGACCGGCAGCGCAGGCGCACGGAGGCGGGTCTCGGAGACTCGCCCTGGAAGGCGACGGTCACCGCGAGCGGCGACCTCGACCCGCACGCCGCATTCTTCACGGAGGGAGACACCGCGAAGCTCGTCTACTGCCCGCGTGACGAGGCGCCGCGCATCCGCCGGCGCCTGGGGGGAGCGGCCGAGGTCGTCCCGCTCGGCGGGACTGTCCGGATGCGCGACCTGCTCGCAGACCTCGGCGCACGCGGTGCCGGCAGACTGATGGTCGAGGGCGGCGGGAAGACCTTGACGCAGTTTCTGGCGGACGACCTCGTCGACGAGCTCCATCTCGCCGTCGCGCCGCTGTTCGTCGGCGACCGCCGGGCGCCGCGGTTCGTCGGCGACGGCGACTTCCCGTGGACGGCCGACAACCGCGCGCGGCTGGTGGACGCCCATCCGATCGGGGATGTGGTGCTGCTGCGGTACGCCCTGTCGGCGCGGTTCGAGGAGGTCGAGCTGCGTCCCCTCGAATACGGCCGGGTGGTGCGCTCGTGA
- a CDS encoding thiol reductase thioredoxin, protein MSTVTLTADTLKGQIEQNDIVLIDFWAAWCGPCRMFAPVFETASEQHPDIVFGKVDTETEQKLAAAAGITSIPTLMAFRDGVLVFSQPGALAGRDLEDLIGQIRAIDPAELTAVKARI, encoded by the coding sequence GTGAGCACCGTCACCCTCACCGCCGACACACTCAAAGGCCAGATCGAGCAGAACGACATCGTCTTGATCGACTTCTGGGCGGCCTGGTGCGGCCCCTGCCGCATGTTCGCCCCCGTCTTCGAGACCGCATCCGAGCAGCACCCGGACATCGTGTTCGGCAAAGTCGACACCGAGACCGAGCAGAAACTCGCCGCGGCCGCCGGGATCACCTCGATCCCCACCCTCATGGCTTTCCGCGACGGGGTCCTCGTGTTCTCACAGCCCGGAGCGCTCGCCGGCCGGGACCTCGAGGATCTGATCGGCCAGATCCGCGCCATCGATCCGGCTGAGCTCACCGCCGTCAAGGCCCGCATCTGA
- a CDS encoding CDP-alcohol phosphatidyltransferase: MGWAALWGILVLPLAALAAGGVSSVPLMAWLTAVAYLVVTTLLLMRGLRRHGAVRFGPANAVTSLRSTLVGLITGLVVASFVAPVPVPLLVGLTVPALALDAVDGWVARRTRSTSELGARFDMEVDAFLLLVLSASVARDLGLWVLTIGLLRYAFVAVGWMLPWFRARLPYRYWRKVVTAVAGIALALAVAGAPVPVAAVAVGLALALLLESFGRDALWLVRQRTATMSVLRCAVMESSRWRPRG; the protein is encoded by the coding sequence ATCGGATGGGCCGCGCTGTGGGGAATCCTGGTCCTGCCCCTCGCCGCCCTCGCCGCCGGCGGGGTGTCCTCGGTGCCACTGATGGCCTGGCTGACGGCCGTCGCCTACCTCGTCGTCACCACCCTGTTGCTGATGCGCGGCCTCCGCCGCCACGGCGCGGTTCGCTTCGGCCCGGCCAACGCGGTCACCTCGCTGCGCTCGACGCTGGTCGGCCTGATCACGGGCCTGGTCGTCGCCTCGTTCGTCGCCCCGGTGCCCGTCCCCCTGCTCGTTGGCCTCACCGTGCCCGCCCTCGCGCTCGACGCGGTGGACGGATGGGTCGCCCGCCGTACGCGCTCCACCAGCGAGCTGGGGGCGCGGTTCGACATGGAGGTGGACGCGTTCCTGCTGCTCGTGTTGAGCGCCTCCGTCGCCCGCGACCTGGGCCTCTGGGTGCTGACGATCGGCCTGCTGCGCTACGCCTTCGTCGCGGTGGGGTGGATGCTGCCGTGGTTCCGCGCGCGCCTGCCGTACCGCTACTGGCGCAAAGTGGTCACCGCGGTCGCGGGGATCGCCCTCGCCCTCGCGGTGGCCGGGGCGCCCGTGCCGGTCGCCGCGGTCGCCGTCGGGCTGGCGCTGGCGCTGCTGCTGGAGTCCTTCGGTCGCGACGCGCTATGGCTGGTGCGTCAGCGCACGGCGACGATGAGTGTGCTGAGGTGCGCCGTGATGGAGTCATCCCGCTGGCGCCCGCGGGGTTAG
- a CDS encoding dehydrogenase, which yields MREATAFWVERPGAGALRPVPLAAPEDGEVLVRTLHTGISRGTETTVFDGRVPPSEYERMRAPFQEGAFPGPVKYGYLNVGVVEQGPSALVGRVVFALYPHQSAFVVGADDVVPVPEDVPARRAVLAGAVETAINVLWDAAPLVGDRITVVGAGMIGCCIARLASGIPGAEVVLVDVDPAKAAVAARLGVAFATPGDAPHGRDLVIDASASEAGLQLAFETVVTEGEVIEAGWFGDRPATLTLGADFHSRRLSIRSSQVGAVAQRRRGSRTARDRLALALELLRDPAFDALLTGSSSWRELPEVMSRLAEGPSGELCHTIDWSDA from the coding sequence ATGCGCGAGGCGACGGCGTTCTGGGTCGAGCGGCCGGGTGCCGGCGCGCTCCGCCCGGTCCCGCTCGCCGCCCCGGAAGACGGCGAGGTGCTCGTCCGCACCCTGCACACCGGCATCAGCCGCGGAACCGAGACGACGGTGTTCGACGGTCGCGTACCCCCGAGCGAGTACGAGAGGATGCGCGCGCCGTTCCAGGAGGGCGCGTTCCCCGGACCCGTGAAGTACGGCTACCTCAACGTCGGCGTCGTCGAGCAGGGGCCGTCCGCCCTGGTCGGCCGTGTTGTCTTCGCGCTCTACCCGCACCAGTCGGCGTTCGTCGTCGGCGCCGACGACGTCGTCCCCGTCCCGGAGGACGTCCCCGCCCGTCGCGCCGTGCTCGCGGGCGCCGTCGAGACGGCCATCAATGTGCTGTGGGATGCGGCCCCGCTGGTCGGAGACCGGATCACGGTCGTGGGGGCCGGGATGATCGGATGCTGCATCGCACGTCTCGCTTCGGGCATACCCGGGGCGGAGGTGGTGCTCGTGGATGTCGATCCGGCGAAGGCCGCCGTGGCCGCCCGGCTCGGGGTCGCCTTCGCCACGCCGGGCGACGCCCCGCACGGACGTGACCTGGTGATCGACGCGAGCGCGTCCGAGGCCGGGTTGCAGCTCGCCTTCGAAACGGTCGTGACCGAGGGCGAAGTGATCGAGGCGGGATGGTTCGGCGACCGGCCCGCGACACTGACCCTGGGCGCCGATTTCCACTCCCGGCGCCTCAGCATCCGGTCGAGCCAGGTGGGCGCCGTCGCACAGCGCCGCCGGGGGTCCCGCACCGCCCGCGACCGGCTCGCGCTGGCGCTCGAGCTGTTGCGCGATCCGGCGTTCGACGCCCTCCTCACCGGCTCGTCGTCCTGGCGGGAGCTGCCGGAGGTGATGTCGCGGCTCGCGGAGGGACCCAGCGGGGAACTCTGCCACACGATCGATTGGAGCGACGCCTGA
- a CDS encoding cation transporter, which yields MTDLAPDRRALLRAGFTLEWNVVGVMVLAVLALSSASVALAGFGLDSLVEIGASTVVIWELSGTGEHRQRIALRLIGAAFVAVAGYLLVQTVVALAGGHRPDGSVGGIIWTGITAATMFILAALKARTGRALGNPVLQKEGRVTMIDGLLACAVLVGVFLNTVLGWWWADLLATLVIVYYAIREAVEIFRETSVEVST from the coding sequence ATGACCGATCTCGCTCCCGATCGGCGTGCGCTGTTGCGTGCCGGATTCACGCTGGAGTGGAACGTCGTAGGCGTCATGGTGCTCGCGGTCCTCGCCTTGTCGTCCGCCTCCGTCGCTCTCGCCGGCTTCGGGCTCGACTCGTTAGTCGAGATCGGGGCGAGCACGGTCGTAATTTGGGAGCTTTCGGGGACGGGGGAGCACCGGCAGAGGATCGCCCTGCGGCTTATCGGCGCTGCCTTCGTAGCCGTCGCCGGCTACCTCCTTGTGCAAACGGTCGTGGCCCTCGCCGGCGGTCATCGACCGGACGGCAGCGTCGGGGGCATCATATGGACCGGGATCACCGCCGCCACAATGTTCATCCTCGCCGCACTCAAAGCGCGTACCGGTCGAGCTCTGGGTAATCCGGTGCTGCAGAAGGAGGGCAGGGTGACCATGATCGACGGTCTACTGGCCTGCGCCGTCCTTGTCGGCGTCTTCCTGAACACCGTGCTGGGGTGGTGGTGGGCCGACTTGCTAGCGACTCTGGTGATCGTGTACTACGCGATCCGAGAAGCCGTCGAGATCTTTCGTGAAACGTCGGTGGAGGTCAGCACGTGA
- a CDS encoding transcriptional regulator: protein MDADKPICGRLPDSQFVELAVEVFAMLADATRVRIVLALKDAGELSVNHLADILDKQPSAVSQHLAKLRLARIVATRQDGQRVFYRLENEHASRLVSDAILQAEHSLGGTPRHHHAVAAATEGASA from the coding sequence ATGGATGCAGACAAGCCGATATGTGGGCGCCTTCCCGATAGCCAGTTCGTCGAGCTGGCGGTGGAGGTCTTCGCGATGCTGGCGGATGCGACGCGGGTGCGGATCGTCCTGGCGTTGAAGGATGCGGGCGAGCTCTCGGTGAACCACTTGGCCGACATTCTCGACAAGCAGCCGTCGGCGGTGTCTCAGCATCTGGCGAAGCTGCGGCTGGCGCGCATCGTGGCGACCCGGCAGGACGGGCAGCGCGTGTTCTATCGGCTGGAGAACGAGCACGCGAGCCGGCTGGTGTCCGATGCGATCTTGCAGGCCGAGCACTCCCTTGGAGGAACTCCCCGGCATCACCATGCTGTGGCGGCGGCCACGGAGGGGGCGTCAGCATGA
- a CDS encoding CoA-disulfide reductase, whose protein sequence is MKIVIVGGVAGGMSAATRLRRLDETAEIVVFERGPYVSYASCGLPYYVGGVITDRSSLLLQTPQSLAARFRLDVRTGHEVLAIDPVAHTVSVFDLAAGETMIESYDELILAVGASAREAVGHPGIPTHTLRTVEDVDAIGVLVDAAADNPSALVVGAGFIGLEAVENLVRRGIHVTLIQRGPHILSPLDVEMVAPVEAQLRSHGVDVRTSVTIDTVEAGVVLLSDGATVRPDFIIDASGVVPSVDLARSAGLWLGPTGGIAVDARNRTSVERIFAVGDGVEKVDALSGAETLVTMAGLANRHGRSVADVIAGREEHNTPALGTAIVKVFDAVAAKVGWGERQLAAAGRAHRVIHTHPASHATYYPGAQSMSMKLLVDPGRDAILGAQIVGGEGVDKRIDVIAVAMAGGITASGLMRLELAYAPQFGSAKDPINQLGYVADNLRSGTTRSLQWHELGAALDAGATLVDVRTAGEHAAGSIPGAVNIPVDELRDRLGELPAGPIVVHCQVGQRGHTAARILDQHGFDVVNLDGGYRTWVAGTSVAVPVPVKSA, encoded by the coding sequence ATGAAGATCGTGATCGTCGGCGGAGTCGCCGGAGGAATGTCTGCCGCGACGCGACTGCGCCGGCTCGACGAGACTGCGGAGATCGTGGTGTTCGAGCGCGGCCCGTACGTCTCGTATGCGAGCTGCGGGCTGCCCTATTACGTCGGCGGAGTGATCACCGATCGGTCATCACTCCTTCTGCAGACCCCGCAGTCGTTGGCCGCCCGGTTCCGGCTCGATGTGCGAACCGGCCACGAGGTCCTCGCGATCGATCCGGTCGCACACACTGTCTCGGTGTTCGACCTCGCCGCGGGTGAGACGATGATAGAGAGCTATGACGAGCTGATCCTCGCCGTCGGAGCGTCTGCACGGGAGGCCGTGGGGCATCCCGGCATCCCGACGCACACCCTGCGCACGGTGGAGGATGTCGACGCGATCGGCGTGCTGGTGGACGCCGCCGCGGACAACCCTTCTGCCCTCGTCGTCGGTGCCGGCTTCATCGGCCTCGAGGCCGTCGAGAACCTGGTGCGGCGCGGCATCCACGTCACGCTCATCCAGCGCGGCCCACACATCCTGAGCCCGCTCGACGTGGAGATGGTTGCGCCCGTTGAGGCGCAGCTGCGTAGCCATGGCGTCGACGTGCGCACCTCCGTCACGATCGACACGGTCGAGGCGGGGGTGGTGCTGCTCAGCGACGGCGCGACGGTTCGGCCGGACTTCATCATCGACGCGTCTGGTGTGGTGCCGAGCGTGGACCTGGCGCGCTCGGCCGGTCTGTGGCTGGGGCCGACGGGCGGGATCGCGGTCGATGCCCGCAACCGCACCAGCGTCGAGCGCATCTTCGCCGTCGGCGATGGCGTCGAGAAGGTGGATGCGCTCAGCGGCGCAGAGACGCTCGTGACCATGGCCGGGCTCGCCAACCGTCACGGCCGATCCGTAGCCGACGTCATCGCCGGCCGCGAGGAGCACAACACGCCCGCCCTCGGCACCGCGATCGTGAAAGTCTTCGACGCCGTCGCGGCGAAGGTCGGCTGGGGGGAACGGCAGCTCGCCGCTGCTGGGCGGGCGCACCGAGTCATCCACACGCATCCTGCCTCGCACGCCACCTATTACCCGGGTGCCCAGTCCATGTCGATGAAGCTGCTCGTGGATCCTGGGAGAGATGCGATCCTGGGTGCGCAGATCGTCGGCGGCGAGGGTGTCGATAAGCGCATCGACGTGATCGCGGTCGCCATGGCGGGCGGGATCACCGCCTCCGGTCTCATGCGTCTCGAGTTGGCGTATGCACCCCAGTTCGGGTCGGCGAAGGACCCGATCAACCAGCTCGGCTACGTCGCCGACAACCTCCGCAGCGGTACCACCCGCTCCCTGCAGTGGCACGAGCTCGGCGCTGCGCTGGACGCTGGCGCCACCCTGGTCGATGTACGCACGGCCGGGGAGCACGCGGCCGGCTCGATCCCCGGCGCTGTGAACATCCCAGTGGACGAGCTGCGCGACCGGCTGGGCGAGCTGCCGGCCGGCCCGATCGTGGTGCACTGCCAGGTGGGCCAGCGCGGTCACACCGCCGCGCGCATCCTCGACCAGCACGGTTTCGACGTCGTCAACCTCGACGGGGGCTACCGCACCTGGGTGGCCGGCACGTCAGTGGCGGTGCCGGTACCGGTCAAATCGGCGTGA